Part of the Pseudomonas chlororaphis genome, ACCTCGCTGGCCCTGACGATCGCCCTCGTGATCGGCGCGCCCCTGGCTTTCGCCGCTGAACCGGCCCCCTCGGCCCCCGCCACCACGGCGGCGACCACCAAGGCGCCGTTGCCGCTGGACGAGCTGCGCACGTTTGCCGAAGTCATGGACCGGATCAAGGCCGCCTATGTCGAGCCGGTGGACGACAAGATGCTGCTGGAGAACGCCATCAAGGGCATGCTCAGCAACCTTGACCCGCACTCGGCCTACCTGGGGCCGGAAGATTTTGCCGAGCTGCAGGAAAGCACCAGCGGCGAGTTCGGCGGCCTGGGCATCGAGGTCGGCAGCGAAGACGGCTTCGTCAAAGTGGTCTCGCCGATCGACGACACGCCCGCCTCCAAGGCCGGCATCCAAGCGGGCGACTTCATCGTCAAGATCAACGGCCAGCCGACCCGCGGCCAGAGCATGACCGAAGCCGTGGACAAAATGCGCGGCAAGATCGGCCAGAAGATCACCCTGACCCTGGTGCGCGACGGCGGCACGCCGTTCGACGTGACCCTCACGCGGGCGGTCATCCAGGTCAAGAGCGTGAAGAGCCAGTTGCTGGAGTCGGGCTACGGCTATATCCGTATCACCCAGTTCCAGGTCAAGACCGGCGAAGAAGTCGCCAAGGCCCTGGCCAAGCTGCGCAAGGACAACGGCAAGAAACTCAACGGCCTGGTCCTGGACCTGCGCAACAACCCCGGCGGCGTGCTGCAATCGGCGGTGGAAGTGGTGGATCACTTCATCACCAAGGGCCTGATCGTCTACACCAAGGGCCGCATCGCCAACTCCGAGCTGCGCTTCTCGGCCACCGGCAACGACCTGAGCGACGCCGTGCCACTGGTGGTGTTGATCAACGGCGGCAGCGCCTCGGCGTCGGAGATCGTCGCCGGTGCCCTGCAGGACCAGAAACGCGGCGTGGTCATGGGCACCACCAGTTTCGGCAAGGGCTCGGTGCAGACCGTGCTGCCACTGAACAATGATCGCGCCCTGAAGATCACCACCGCGCTGTACTTCACCCCCAACGGCCGCTCCATCCAGGCCCAGGGCATCGTTCCGGACATCGAGGTGCGCAAGGCCAAGATCACCAACGAACAGGACAGCGAATACTTCAAGGAAGCCGACCTGCAAGGTCACCTGGGCAATGGCAACGGTGGCGCCGACAAGCCGACCGGCTCCGGTGCCAAGGCCAAGCCGATGCCGCAGGATGACGATTATCAGTTGGCCCAGGCCCTGAGCCTGCTCAAAGGACTGAACATCACCTCCGGCCGCTGAGATGCGCCGGCGCTTGATCCTCGGCCTGGTGTGCTGCCTGGCGAGCGTTGCCTTTGCCGCGCCCGCCGCTTCACCGCACAAGGCCTACCTGAGCCTGATCATCGACGATCTGGGGCAGAACCTGCCCCGGGATCGCCAGGTACTGGCCCTCCCCGGCCCTGTCACCGCCGCGATCATGCCCGACACGCCCCATGCCGCCGAATTCGCCCGCGAAGCCCATCGCGCCGGCAAGCTCGTGATGTTGCACATGCCCATGGACCCCGCCACCGGGCCGTTCGCCTGGCATCCGGACCTGCCCATCGAAGAGCTCGGCAAACGCCTCGACGCCGCTTTCGCGGCCGTGCCCTACACCAGCGGGATCAACAACCACATGGGCAGCCGCATGACCGCCCAACCCCAGGCCATGGCGTGGCTGATGGCGAATCTGCAGCAGCGGCACAAGTTTTTCGTCGACAGCCGCACCAGCGCCCAGACCGTCGCGGCCGCCGAGGCGCAGAAGATCGGCCTGGCCAGTGTGTCACGGGATGTATTCCTCGATGACGAGCGCACGGAAACTGCCATCGCCCACCAGCTCCAGACCGCCATCGACCTGGCCCGACGCCAGGGCTCGGCGGTGATGATCGGCCATCCCTACCCGCAGACCCTGGCCGTGCTCGAACGCGAACTGCCACGGCTCAAAGGCCAAGGCATCGAATGGATCGACATCAAGTCGATGATCAGCCTGCGCAGCAACCGGGCGATGGCCGGGCATGGGAAGGATGGGCTCTACCGATAGCGGTAGCCGCGACGCCGCCATCGCGAGCAAGCTCGCTCCCACAACGGTTCTGCATCGGGCACAAGATTGGCGTTCACAGCAGACCCCCTGTGGGAGCGAGCTTGCTCGCGATGACGGCGACACATTCAACATCTCTACAAGCTGACCCACCGCTTTCGCGAGCAAGCCCGCTCCCACAGGTTTGTTCCAGCGGTCAGAGATACCGTGCCATGATCGCGTCGACCGCTCCTTCCCGGCGCAACTCATCCAGGGCTTTCTGTAGCCGCGCGACCACCTCGTCAGGCACGTTCTTGTTCAACGCCAGGTACAGCTCGGCGCTGTTGAAACGCAGCACCGTCTTGAGGTCGCTCACACCTTCCTGGCGGGCCAGGTAGCGTCCGGCCGGGTCGCCGGTGGCCCACAGGTCGATCTGACCGTTGACCAGCTTCCTCGCGTTGTCCTGGTCACGCAGCACCACAATGGGATTCAGCCCCTGCTTGCCCAGGGTTTCGGCAATGGCGTCGCCCTTGTAGGCGCCGATCCGGTATTTGCGCGCCTGCTCCAAGGAGTCGAGGGCAATCGTGCTGTCCGCCTTGGCGAGCATGATCCAGTCGTCCGGGCCGATGGGGCCGACCCATTTGAACAGCTTTTCACGTTCCGGCAGCCGCGCCATGACGAAGACGCCGTAGCCGGGATTCTCCAGGGCGAGCTTATAGATCCGCTCCCAGGGGAAACGCAGCGTCAGGCTGTAGGTGATGTCGGCGCGCTTGAAAATCTCGCGGACGATGTCCACGGCAATGCCCTGGATGTTCTCGTCCTGGGCGAAGTTCTTGCCGTTCTTGGCCATGTTGTACGGTGGGAAGTTTTCCGTCAGCAGCACCAGCGAGGTGTCGGCGGCGCGGGCCGTGCCTGCAAGCAGCATAGTGGCGCCGGCAAAGGCAAGAACAAGGCGTTTGAGCATGTATAGTGGCCTGTGTGGCTAATTCGTGCACTCAAGTTCGGCGCCAGTGCTCGCCAAGCTGCGTTGCCATTCCTCGCCGTAGCTGGGCTACGACTCGTCATGGCGCCTTGCCTGGCAAGTCCTGGCACTCGAACTTGAGCACCCGAATTAACCGTACAGGCCACTAGCTACCGCAATCCATGGTGTGCCCAAGAGTGCCTTGGGCCCGCCATGGTGTCCAGCGGTCAGCGAATGCAGATACCGCGCTGTGCCATGTAGGCCTTGGCCTCCGGCACCGTGTATTCGCCAAAGTGGAAGATGCTCGCCGCCAGCACCGCGCTGGCGTGGCCTTCCAGGATGCCATCGGCCAGGTGTTGCAGGTTGCCGACACCGCCGGAGGCGATCACCGGAATGCCCAGGGCATCGCTGATGGCACGGGTCACGCCCAGGTCGAAGCCGTTCTTCATGCCGTCCTGGTCCATGCTGGTCAGCAGGATCTCACCGGCACCAAGGCCCTCCATCTTCCTGGCCCACTCAACGGCATCCAGGCCGGTGGGCTTGCGGCCGCCGTGGGTGAAGATTTCCCAGCGCGGGGTTTCGCCCGGACCGGACACCTTCTTCGCGTCGATGGCGACGACGATGCACTGCGAGCCGAAATGCTGGGCCGCTTCGCCGACGAACTCCGGGTTGAACACCGCCGCCGTGTTGATGGACACCTTGTCCGCCCCGGCGTTGAGCAGGTTGCGGATATCCTGCACGGTGCGCACGCCACCGCCCACGGTCAGCGGGATGAACACCTGGCTGGCCATGCGCTCGACGGTATGCAAGGTGGTGTCGCGGCCGTCGACGCTGGCGGTGATGTCGAGGAAGGTGATCTCGTCCGCACCCTGTTCGTCGTAGCGACGGGCGATTTCCACCGGGTCGCCGGCATCACGGATGTTCTCGAACTTGACGCCCTTGACCACTCGGCCGTTGTCCACGTCCAGGCAAGGGATGATGCGTTTGGCCAGCGCCATGGTCAGTCCTCAGCCTTTGTAGGCGTCGCAGAAGGCCTGGGCCTCGGCGACATCCAGGGTGCCTTCGTAGATCGCGCGACCGGTGATCGCCCCGATGATGCCCGGCGCCTTGGCGTCGAGCAGTGTCTTGATGTCGCCCAGGTTGTGGATACCGCCGGAGGCGATGACCGGGATTTTCGTGGCCGCCGCCAGGGCCGCCGTGAACGGCACGTTGCAGCCCTGCATCATGCCGTCCTTGGCGATGTCGGTGTAGACGATGGCCGACACGCCGTCGGCTTCGAAACGCTTGGCCAGGTCGATCACCTGCACGGTGCTGACTTCAGCCCAACCGTCGGTGGCGACAAAACCGTCCTTGGCATCCAGGCCCACGATGACCTTGCCCGGGAACGCGCGGCAGGCTTCGGCGACGAATTCGGGCTCCTTCACGGCCTTGGTGCCGATGATCACGTAGCTCACGCCGGCCTTGACGTAGTGCTCGATGGTTTCCAGGGAGCGAATGCCGCCGCCGATCTGGATCGGCAGGTTCGGATAGCGCTTGGCAATGGCGGTCACCACTTCGCCGTTGACCGGTTGGCCTTCGAAGGCGCCGTTCAGGTCCACCAGATGCAGGCGCCGGCAGCCGCCCTCCACCCACTTGGCGGCCATGCTCACCGGGTCATCGGAGAACACCGTGGAATCTTCCATCCGGCCCTGGCGCAGACGTACGCAAGCGCCGTCCTTGAGATCGATAGCGGGGATAATCAGCATCTGGCAAACCTTCAAATACGAATATTCAGCTTGGCTCGAAAATCAGTTTTTCTCGAGCGCCCACAAGTCGCTTTCAATGCTTTCGAACCTTTCTTTAAGGTGCGCCTGCACATCGAAAATCGCCCTGTTGTAATAGTGCGGAGCAATTTCGCGGGTAAACAGCTCAAGAATTTCCGCCGCCTCGAACGAACCCAGGTCCAGTTCGAAACGCTCCTCCATGAACCGCTGGATCTTGCGGTTCGCCTCACTCTCCTGTTCAGGCGTGAGGGTGAGGATCGGCGGTTTCTTGCGCGCCATTACCAACGGCCGTCCCACGCCGCGAAGTTCTGCAACAGTTGCAGGCCGTGGGTATGGCTCTTTTCGGGGTGAAACTGCACGGCGAATCGCGAGCCGTCGGCCAGCGCCGCGGCGAAGTCGACGCCATAGTGACCGCTGCCCACCACCTGCCGGGCATTGCCGGCCGCGATGTAGTAGCTGTGCACGAAATAGAAGCGCGCCAGGTCCGGGATGTTGTGCCACAGCGGGTGGTCCACCGTCTGCTTCACTTCGTTCCAGCCCATGTGCGGGACCTTCAGGTGCTCGCCGTCTTCATGCAGGCCCTTGCCAAAGAACTTCACCTGGCCCGGGAACAGGGAGATGCAATCGACGCCGTCGTTCTCTTCGCTGCGTTCGAGCAAGGCCTGCATGCCCACGCAGATACCGAGGAACGGACGGTCCTGGCTGACTTCGTGCACCAGCTTGTCGAAGCCCAGGCGACGGATCTCGGCCATGCAATCGCGAATCGCGCCCACGCCAGGGAAGACCACCCGGTCGGCTTCGCGAATCACATCGGCGTCACTGGTGATCAGCACCTTGCCGGCACCCACGTGTTCGAGGGCCTTGGCCACCGAGTGCAGGTTGCCCATGCCGTAATCGATAACCGCGACCGTCTGCATTACAGGACGCCCTTGGTCGAAGGCATCTGCCCGGCCATGCGATCATCGAGCTCCACGGCCATGCGCAGCGCGCGGCCGAACGCCTTGAACACGGTCTCGATCTGGTGGTGGGTGTTGTGCCCGCGCAGGTTGTCGATGTGCAGCGTCACGTTGGCGTGGTTGACGAAACCCTGGAAAAACTCCTGGAACAGGTCGACGTCGAAGCCGCCGACGGTGGCACGGGTATACGGCACGTGCATCTGTAGGCCAGGACGGCCGGAGAAGTCGATGACCACTCGCGACAGCGCTTCATCGAGCGGGACATAGGCGTGGCCGTAGCGACGGATGCCTTTTTTGTCGCCGATGGCTTGGGTGAACGCTTGCCCCAGGGTGATACCGACGTCTTCCACCGTGTGGTGGTCGTCGATATGCAGGTCGCCCTTGCTGACGATGTCCAGGTCGATCAGCCCGTGACGGGCGATCTGGTCCAGCATGTGCTCAAGAAAAGGCACGCCGATATCAAACCGGGCCTTTCCGGTGCCATCCAGGTTGATCGAGGCTTTGATCTGGGTTTCCAGAGTGTCGCGCTCGACAGACGCCTTACGTTCGGCCATCACCAGCTCCGCAAAATCATTGGGCGAAAAAGGCAGCCATTATAGGGGCGCGAGCGGCAAACAGAAACACGGGAGGTGATATCGCTGACGGGTTGTTGCCCGTCCTGTCGGGGTTAGACATGTCCATACAAGCCATGGACGCAAATGTTTGCCATCACCCAGACACAAATGTGGGAGCGGGCTTGCCCGCGAAGAGGGTGTGTCAGTAAACATAAATGCTTCTGACCCACCGCCTTTGCGGGCAAGCCCGCTCCCACAAAGATCGACTTTACCTTGAAGGTTCAGACAACCCTCTTAGTGGAACAACACCGCCGTCTTCTGCAGGGTCACCCACACGCCCCACGCCAACGGAATGCCCACCACCAGCCAGGCGGCGAGCGCCAGCAGCTTGGTGCCTGGTGCAGCTTTCCATTCCAGCGAAGTGGTGCTGTCGGCGCCCTTGTCATGGCCCAGCGCCTGTTCGGCGGCCAGCTCGGCGTCGGTCATGAAGTACTTGTCGGCGACCGGGCGAACCATCAGGTTGCACAGGAAGCCCAGCACCAGCAGGCCGGCGAGGATGTACAGGGTGATGTCGTAGGCCGCGGCACGTTCAACGCCGATGCTCAACTGATACTCACGCAGGTAGTTCACCAGCACCGGGCCCAGCACGCCGGCAGCGGCCCAGGCGGTCAACAGGCGACCATGGATCGCGCCGACCATTTGCGTACCGAACAGGTCCGCCAGGTAGGCCGGCACGGTAGCGAAACCACCGCCGTACATCGACAGGATGATGCAGAACGCCGCCACGAACAGCGCGACGTTGCCCAGGTGGCCCAGGTTCGGGATCAGCGCGTACAAGGCAAAGCCCAGGGCGAAGAACACGAAATAGGTGTTCTTGCGACCCAGGTAGTCCGAGAACGATGCCCAGAAGAACCGGCCGCCGATATTGAACAGGCTCAACAGACCGGTGAAACCGGCGGCGATGGCCGCGATCTGGGCCAGTTGGCCAGCGTCCAGTTGGCCAAACGGCAGGTCGTTGCCGAGCAGCTTGCCGCCGAACACTTCCTGCAACAGGGGCGACGCCATGCCCAGGATGCCGATACCGGCGGAGACGTTCAGGCACAGCACCAGCCATACCAGACGGAACTGAGGGGTTTTCCAGGCCACGTTCACGTGCACGTGACGATGGGTGATCATCGCGTTCGCGGCTTTCTTCGGTGCCGGGGTCCAGCCTTCAGGCTTCCAGCCGGTCGGCGGCACGCGGTACGACAAGGCGCCACCGATCATGAACACGAAGTAGATCGCGGCCATGACCAGGAAGCTCTGCCACACGCCCACGCCGGTTGGCGAAGCGAAATGGTTCATCAGCGCCGCGGCCAGTGGTGCACCCACCATCGCACCGCCACCAAAGCCCATGATCGCCATGCCGGTCGCCATGCCGCGCTTGTCCGGGAACCACTTGATCAGCGTGGACACGGGGGAAATGTAGCCCAGGCCCAGGCCGATACCACCGATTACCCCGGAACCGACCCACATCAGCCAGATCTGATGGGTATAGATACCCAACGCGGAAATCAGCAAGCCACCGCACCAGCACAATGCCGACACGACGCCGGCCTTGCGTGGCCCGGCGTGTTCCAGCCAGCCACCCCAGATGGCTGCCGAGCAACCCAGGAAGATGAAGAACAGGGTGTAGATCCAGCCGAGCATCGAGATCGGCCAGTCGCATTGGGACGAGAAGACTTGCGAGATGAAGCTCATGTCCGGCGCACAGGCCACCGGTTTGGTGATCCCCAGGGCCTTGGACAGTGGCAACCAGAACACCGAGAAGCCATAGGCCATGCCGATGCACAGGTGGATGGCCAGCGCGGCCGGTGGAACCAGCCAACGGTTGAAACCGGGCTTGGCGATGATGCGCTCCTTGGAGAGGAACGCAGGCTGGTCGGCAACGCCGCCGGCCGTGATGCTCGTGCTCATTGTGTATCCCCCAATTATTAGAATGGTTCACCAGCCACGCATCACCCTCAGCCTTCATTGCACGCAGGCATGGCTGTATTTTCTGGTGAAGCTCCATAGTAGTGCGACATCAAGTCGCAGAAGGACGGCGAACGGACGAAAGGTTACCACTTGCAGGTGACAGAAAAACCAAAGTGATATCACCTTTTTCATGTCATCTGTCTTATCGCGCCGATGCCAGGTTTCTGTAGGGGGCTAACCATTTATTTTTTTCACGCCCCTTCTTGAGGGGCTGGGGCGCCGGGCGTCACCCATGATCGGCCAACGCGCCGTCACTCACGGCGTTATACTCCCAGGCTAAATTTTGAACTCAACCTATAAGGATTCGCCCATGAAAGCGTTCGGCAAAATCCTGGGTCTGGTACTTCTCGGGCTGTTGCTGATCATTGTGGCCCTGGGCTTCGCCCTGACCCACCTCTTCGATCCCAACGACTACAAAGAAGAAATCCGCCAGATAGCCCGCGACAAAGCCCACATTGAGCTGACCCTCAATGGCGACATCGGCTGGAGTCTGTTTCCATGGCTGGGTCTGGAACTGCACGAGGCCAGCGTGGCGACCCTGGCCAACCCGACACAACCGTTCGCCGACCTGCAGATGCTTGGCCTGTCGGTGCGGGTGATGCCGCTGCTGCGCCGCGAAGTGCAGATGAGCGACGTGCGGGTCGAAGGCCTGAACCTGCGCCTGAACCGCGACAAGAACGGCCACGGCAACTGGGAAGACATCGGCAAGGCGCCTGCCACGACGACAGCGAGCGCGCCGACTCCGGCACCGACCGAACAGCCGTCGACGCCGGCCAGCACCACGCCCGAAAAACCGGCCCAGCCGACCCGCCTGGACATCGACAGCCTGACCGTGAACAACGCCCGGGTCGAGTACACCGATGAGCAGACCGGCAAGCAATTCACTGCCGAAAGCATCCAGCTGAGCACCGGCGCGGTCCACGACTCGACCAACATCCCGGTCACTCTCACCGCGTTCCTGTCCAGCAACCAGCCGGCCGTGCGCGTGCGCACCGAGGTCACCGGCGAGCTGCGTTTCGAACGCGCCCTGCAGCGCTACAAGTTCGAAGACCTGAAACTGTCCGGCGAAGTCACAGGCGACCCCTTGCAGGGCAAGACCCTGAATTTTGCCGCCCAAGGCCAACTGTTCCTCGACAAGGCGGCGAACGTTGCCGAGTGGACCGGCATCAAGCTGTCGCTCAACCAACTGCGCGCCTTGGGCGAACTGAAGGTCAACGACCTCGACAAGACCCCGCAGCTTAACGGCGGCCTGTCGATTGCCCAGTTCGACCTGGCGAAGTTCGTCGACAGCGTCGGGCAGAAACTGCCAGCCATGGCCGAAGGCAGCTTGAGCAAGGTCGAACTGGTCAGCCGTGTCGCCGGCACGCCGACCAGTGTCGAGTTCAACAATATCAACCTGAAAGTCGACGACAGCAGCTTCAGCGGCCGCATTGCCGTGGAGGATTTCGCCAAGCAATCCCTGCGTGCACAGCTCAAGGCCGACACGTTCAACGTCGACCGCTACCTGCCGCCCAAATCCGCCGAGGCCGACAGCTCCAAGGCCGCCCGCGAAGCCGAAGTCAGCAGCACCGAGGCCAGTGCCATGGCGGGCGCCGGCACCACTCCGCTGCCGAATGCACCGACCCAGGGCGCCTGGAGCAACGACCGGCTGTTTCCGGTGGAACGCCTGGGCAAGCTGGACCTCGACGCCGACCTGACCTTCGGCCAACTGACCCTCGACAAACTGCCGATCCAGAACGCCGCACTCAAGGCCACAGGCCTGGGCGGGCTGCTGACCTTGGAGAACCTGCGTGGCGATCTGTACAACGGCAGCTTCGAGGCCAAGGGCACCCTGGACGTGCGCCAGCCGACGCCACAATTGAACCTGCAAACCCGCATCAACCGGGTGCCGGCCGAGAAGATCATCGAAAGCCAGGGCAAGGCTGCGCCCGTCAAGGGGCTGGTGACGCTCAACAGCGCGGTGACCGCCAGCGGCAACAGCCAGAAAGCCCTGATCGAGAGCCTCAACGGCAACGCCGGATTCGTCATCAACGATGGCGTGCTGCTCAATGCCAATCTCGAACAGCAGCTGTGCAAGGGCATCGCCACCCTCAATCGCAAGGCGCTCAGCGGCGAGCCCCGGGGCAAGGACACGCCGTTCCAGCAGCTCAACGGCAACCTGACGTTCCTCAATGGCGTGGCCAGCAACCCCGACCTGAAGGTGCGCATCCCCGGCATGACGGTCAACGGCAACGGCGATATCGACCTGCGAGTGCTGGGCATGGACTATCGCGTCGGGATCATCGTCGAAGGCGACAAGAGCGACATGCCCGACCCGGCCTGCCAGGTCAACGAGCGCTATGTCGACATCGAATGGCCGTTGCGCTGCCGTGGCCCGCTGGAACTGGGCGCCAAGGCATGCCGCCTGGACAGCGAAGGGATGGGCAAGGTCGCGGCGAAACTGGCCGGTGACCGCCTCGAAGACAAGATCGACGAAAAGCTGGGCGACAAAGTCAGCCCCGAGGTGAAAAACGCGCTCAAGGGGCTGTTCAAGCGATGACCGCCGAGCAATTTTCCAGCGCCGTGCTGGACTGGTTCGACCGCCACGGACGCCACGACCTGCCCTGGCAACAGGGCATCACGCCGTATCGGGTGTGGGTGTCGGAGATCATGCTGCAGCAGACCCAGGTCAGCACCGTACTCGGTTACTTCGATCGCTTCATGGCCTCGCTGCCCACGGTCCAGGCCCTGGCCGCCGCGCCGGAAGATGAAGTCCTGCACCTGTGGACCGGGCTGGGCTACTACACCCGTGCGCGCAACCTGCAGAAAACCGCGAAGATCGTCGTCGACCAGTATGGCGGCGAGTTCCCCCGGGATGTGGAGAAACTGACCGAGTTGCCAGGCATCGGCCTGTCCACTGCTGGCGCCATCGCCAGTATCAGCATGGGCCTGCGCGCGCCGATCCTCGATGGCAACGTCAAGCGGGTGCTGGCGCGCTTCACCGCCCAGGAAGGTTACCCAGGCGAACCCAAGGTGGCGAAACAGCTCTGGGCCACCGCCGAGCGCTTCACGCCGCAGGACCGGGTCAACGCCTACACCCAGGCGATGATGGACCTGGGAGCCACCCTCTGTACTCGCAGCAAGCCCAGTTGCCTGCTCTGCCCACTGAAAAAGGGCTGC contains:
- a CDS encoding peptidase S41 → MLHLSRLTSLALTIALVIGAPLAFAAEPAPSAPATTAATTKAPLPLDELRTFAEVMDRIKAAYVEPVDDKMLLENAIKGMLSNLDPHSAYLGPEDFAELQESTSGEFGGLGIEVGSEDGFVKVVSPIDDTPASKAGIQAGDFIVKINGQPTRGQSMTEAVDKMRGKIGQKITLTLVRDGGTPFDVTLTRAVIQVKSVKSQLLESGYGYIRITQFQVKTGEEVAKALAKLRKDNGKKLNGLVLDLRNNPGGVLQSAVEVVDHFITKGLIVYTKGRIANSELRFSATGNDLSDAVPLVVLINGGSASASEIVAGALQDQKRGVVMGTTSFGKGSVQTVLPLNNDRALKITTALYFTPNGRSIQAQGIVPDIEVRKAKITNEQDSEYFKEADLQGHLGNGNGGADKPTGSGAKAKPMPQDDDYQLAQALSLLKGLNITSGR
- a CDS encoding polysaccharide deacetylase, producing MRRRLILGLVCCLASVAFAAPAASPHKAYLSLIIDDLGQNLPRDRQVLALPGPVTAAIMPDTPHAAEFAREAHRAGKLVMLHMPMDPATGPFAWHPDLPIEELGKRLDAAFAAVPYTSGINNHMGSRMTAQPQAMAWLMANLQQRHKFFVDSRTSAQTVAAAEAQKIGLASVSRDVFLDDERTETAIAHQLQTAIDLARRQGSAVMIGHPYPQTLAVLERELPRLKGQGIEWIDIKSMISLRSNRAMAGHGKDGLYR
- a CDS encoding amino acid ABC transporter substrate-binding protein, with the translated sequence MLKRLVLAFAGATMLLAGTARAADTSLVLLTENFPPYNMAKNGKNFAQDENIQGIAVDIVREIFKRADITYSLTLRFPWERIYKLALENPGYGVFVMARLPEREKLFKWVGPIGPDDWIMLAKADSTIALDSLEQARKYRIGAYKGDAIAETLGKQGLNPIVVLRDQDNARKLVNGQIDLWATGDPAGRYLARQEGVSDLKTVLRFNSAELYLALNKNVPDEVVARLQKALDELRREGAVDAIMARYL
- a CDS encoding imidazole glycerol phosphate synthase, with protein sequence MALAKRIIPCLDVDNGRVVKGVKFENIRDAGDPVEIARRYDEQGADEITFLDITASVDGRDTTLHTVERMASQVFIPLTVGGGVRTVQDIRNLLNAGADKVSINTAAVFNPEFVGEAAQHFGSQCIVVAIDAKKVSGPGETPRWEIFTHGGRKPTGLDAVEWARKMEGLGAGEILLTSMDQDGMKNGFDLGVTRAISDALGIPVIASGGVGNLQHLADGILEGHASAVLAASIFHFGEYTVPEAKAYMAQRGICIR
- a CDS encoding 1-(5-phosphoribosyl)-5-[(5-phosphoribosylamino)methylideneamino] imidazole-4-carboxamide isomerase (catalyzes the formation of 5-(5-phospho-1-deoxyribulos-1-ylamino)methylideneamino-l-(5-phosphoribosyl)imidazole-4-carboxamide from 1-(5-phosphoribosyl)-5-[(5-phosphoribosylamino)methylideneamino] imidazole-4-carboxamide); translation: MLIIPAIDLKDGACVRLRQGRMEDSTVFSDDPVSMAAKWVEGGCRRLHLVDLNGAFEGQPVNGEVVTAIAKRYPNLPIQIGGGIRSLETIEHYVKAGVSYVIIGTKAVKEPEFVAEACRAFPGKVIVGLDAKDGFVATDGWAEVSTVQVIDLAKRFEADGVSAIVYTDIAKDGMMQGCNVPFTAALAAATKIPVIASGGIHNLGDIKTLLDAKAPGIIGAITGRAIYEGTLDVAEAQAFCDAYKG
- a CDS encoding 1-(5-phosphoribosyl)-5-[(5-phosphoribosylamino)methylideneamino] imidazole-4-carboxamide isomerase, giving the protein MARKKPPILTLTPEQESEANRKIQRFMEERFELDLGSFEAAEILELFTREIAPHYYNRAIFDVQAHLKERFESIESDLWALEKN
- the hisH gene encoding imidazole glycerol phosphate synthase (with HisF IGPS catalyzes the conversion of phosphoribulosyl-formimino-5-aminoimidazole-4-carboxamide ribonucleotide phosphate and glutamine to imidazole-glycerol phosphate, 5-aminoimidazol-4-carboxamide ribonucleotide, and glutamate in histidine biosynthesis; the HisH subunit provides the glutamine amidotransferase activity that produces the ammonia necessary to HisF for the synthesis of imidazole-glycerol phosphate and 5-aminoimidazol-4-carboxamide ribonucleotide) encodes the protein MQTVAVIDYGMGNLHSVAKALEHVGAGKVLITSDADVIREADRVVFPGVGAIRDCMAEIRRLGFDKLVHEVSQDRPFLGICVGMQALLERSEENDGVDCISLFPGQVKFFGKGLHEDGEHLKVPHMGWNEVKQTVDHPLWHNIPDLARFYFVHSYYIAAGNARQVVGSGHYGVDFAAALADGSRFAVQFHPEKSHTHGLQLLQNFAAWDGRW
- a CDS encoding imidazoleglycerol-phosphate dehydratase — encoded protein: MAERKASVERDTLETQIKASINLDGTGKARFDIGVPFLEHMLDQIARHGLIDLDIVSKGDLHIDDHHTVEDVGITLGQAFTQAIGDKKGIRRYGHAYVPLDEALSRVVIDFSGRPGLQMHVPYTRATVGGFDVDLFQEFFQGFVNHANVTLHIDNLRGHNTHHQIETVFKAFGRALRMAVELDDRMAGQMPSTKGVL
- a CDS encoding MFS transporter, yielding MSTSITAGGVADQPAFLSKERIIAKPGFNRWLVPPAALAIHLCIGMAYGFSVFWLPLSKALGITKPVACAPDMSFISQVFSSQCDWPISMLGWIYTLFFIFLGCSAAIWGGWLEHAGPRKAGVVSALCWCGGLLISALGIYTHQIWLMWVGSGVIGGIGLGLGYISPVSTLIKWFPDKRGMATGMAIMGFGGGAMVGAPLAAALMNHFASPTGVGVWQSFLVMAAIYFVFMIGGALSYRVPPTGWKPEGWTPAPKKAANAMITHRHVHVNVAWKTPQFRLVWLVLCLNVSAGIGILGMASPLLQEVFGGKLLGNDLPFGQLDAGQLAQIAAIAAGFTGLLSLFNIGGRFFWASFSDYLGRKNTYFVFFALGFALYALIPNLGHLGNVALFVAAFCIILSMYGGGFATVPAYLADLFGTQMVGAIHGRLLTAWAAAGVLGPVLVNYLREYQLSIGVERAAAYDITLYILAGLLVLGFLCNLMVRPVADKYFMTDAELAAEQALGHDKGADSTTSLEWKAAPGTKLLALAAWLVVGIPLAWGVWVTLQKTAVLFH